The proteins below come from a single Cottoperca gobio chromosome 11, fCotGob3.1, whole genome shotgun sequence genomic window:
- the LOC115015459 gene encoding uncharacterized protein LOC115015459, producing MNMWSSGRRRVLQDLLSQPAVRSFSLSPAQNTVVVERWWQVPLSKVGSSPRLHPRRHKIYKLVEDTKQTPKKNMELILTKTVPKLGGRGDTVLVKKCIGRNKLLPQGLAVYPSPENKQMFQEEIKRLREGKPEDRIQTRTGQLTVELLKQSKLKINKMPSDDFQLNKEIVCRQFEKKLGIVVPPHALSLPFESVQEVGEYWCEVKVNGINMVRIPVSLMPYEDQSASYQRQLKIQMQQAAADISEPAAAAAVEVVSVAAVEEVAVKAVSVAAVEEVAVKAVSVAAAEEVAVKAVSVAAAEEVAVKAVSDAAAEEVAVKAVSDAAAEEVAVKAVSDAAAEGVAVKAVSDAAAEEVAVKVVSDAAAEEVAVKVVSDAAAEEVAVKVVSDAAAEEVAVKVVLDAAPEEVAVKAESDAAPEEATVKAVSNAEVEAEAGKDCVSKVGEAAASAGVSAAAEEETAAGTPASQDTTVPPNDSPKKD from the exons ATGAACATGTGGAGCTCAGGCCGCCGCCGTGTCCTTCAGGATCTCTTGAGCCAGCCGGCTGTCAGGAGTTTCTCTCTGAGTCCTGCTCAG AATACAGTCGTGGTGGAGCGATGGTGGCAGGTGCCCTTATCTAAAGTCGGCAGTTCGCCCAGGCTTCACCCACGAAGACACAAAATCTACAAGCTGGTTGAGGACACCAAACAGACTCCCAAGAAGAACATGGAGCTCATCCTGACTAAGACAGTACCCA AGCTCGGTGGGCGAGGAGACACTGTGCTTGTGAAAAAGTGTATCGGCAGAAATAAGCTGTTGCCCCAAGGCCTCGCTGTGTATCCGTCGCCGGAGAACAAACAGATGTTTCAGGAGGAGATAAAA CGTCTGCGTGAGGGGAAGCCAGAGGATAGAATCCAAACCCGAACGGGACAATTG aCTGTGGAGCTCCTTAAACAATCCAAGTTGAAGATAAACAAAATGCCCTCGGATGACTTCCAGCTCAATAAAGAGATCGTCTGCCGACAGTTTGAAAAGAAG CTGGGAATTGTTGTGCCACCTCATGCATTGAGTCTCCCATTTGAGTCAGTCCAGGAAGTGGGTGAATACTGGTGTGAAGTTAAG GTTAATGGAATTAACATGGTTCGCATCCCTGTGTCACTGATGCCATATGAGGACCAATCTGCAAGTTATCAGCGCCAGTTGAAAATACAAATGCAGCAGGCGGCCGCAGATATCTcagaacctgctgctgctgctgctgtggaggTGGTGTCTGTTGCTGCAGTGGAGGAAGTTGCTGTAAAAGCGGTGTCTGTTGCTGCAGTGGAGGAAGTTGCTGTAAAAGCGGTGTCTGTTGCTGCAGCGGAAGAAGTTGCTGTGAAGGCGGTGTCTGTTGCTGCAGCGGAAGAAGTTGCTGTGAAGGCGGTGTCGGATGCAGCAGCGGAGGAAGTTGCTGTGAAGGCGGTGTCGGATGCAGCTGCGGAGGAAGTTGCTGTGAAGGCGGTGTCGGATGCAGCGGCGGAGGGAGTTGCTGTGAAGGCGGTGTCGGATGCAGCAGCGGAAGAAGTTGCTGTGAAGGTGGTGTCGGATGCAGCAGCGGAAGAAGTTGCTGTGAAGGTGGTGTCGGATGCAGCAGCGGAAGAAGTTGCTGTGAAGGTGGTGTCGGATGCAGCAGCGGAAGAAGTTGCTGTGAAGGTGGTGTTGGATGCAGCACCGGAGGAAGTTGCTGTGAAGGCGGAGTCTGATGCAGCACCGGAGGAAGCTACTGTGAAGGCGGTTTCTAATGCTGAGGTGGAAGCTGAAGCAGGTAAAGACTGTGTGAGTAAAGTTGGTGAAGCTGCAGCCTCAGCCggagtctctgctgctgctgaagaagaaACGGCAGCAGGTACACCGGCGAGTCAAGACACAACAGTACCACCAAATGACAGCCCGAAAAAAGATTAA
- the prcc gene encoding proline-rich protein PRCC, producing the protein MSLVAYGSSDDSDSEETSTSVAPVSRVRSAGGLFSRLPALKKPASAGGGPRRETKAHRSSGDSTPNDDLDPQPSKGGLFSTLPKPRKRTEPVKITVPKIQRRDSDSDDDEPAKKKLQPPQGSGLSSLLPQPKNLMMKDIYRPLIPHTLTKRQQPKGPKPGTPAQGLLGSSASPSAIKAAAKSAALQLARQIATDDQDNEEDITPQNYFSLGESSQPLPAVIPSLDPEPGAPAEPFTPAPAPAPAPAPAPAPAPAPADEPGQSDAPLDFGGNSEGAGPWGGQYPQYQQPMAGPEALPQGYLNESYFQDPEAGSAEIEEPDNSGMFDDEAFMRLQGKRNRGKEEVKFLEIKGDDQLSGNQQWMTKSMTEEKQTRQSFSKKKGEMPTGQQRRKHQITYLIHQAKERELELKNSWADNKLTRRQTQAKYGF; encoded by the exons ATGTCTTTAGTCGCCTATGGCAGCAGTGATGATAGTGACTCAGAAGAAACCTCAACTTCTGTCGCACCGGTGAGCAGAGTGAGGAGCGCAGGAGGGCTCTTCTCACGCCTGCCCGCTCTTAAAAAGCCTGCATCGGCTGGAGGAGGACCGAGAAGGGAGACAAAAGCGCACCGTTCATCAGGGGACAGCACGCCAAACGATGACCTGGATCCTCAGCCATCTAAAGGAGGTTTATTTTCTACTCTGCCTAAACCGAGGAAGCGAACAGAGCCTGTCAAGATCACTGTACCGAAAATCCAGAGACGGGAT tcagacTCTGATGATGATGAACCAGCAAAGAAGAAACTACAACCTCCTCAG GGTTCAGGCCTTTCCTCCCTTCTACCACAACCCAAAAACCTGATGATGAAGGATATCTATAGACCCCTGATTCCTCACACACTCACCAAGCGGCAACAACCCAAAGGACCCAAACCTGGAACGCCCGCTCAGGGTCTGCTTGGTTCTAGTGCTTCGCCTTCTGCTATCAAGGCTGCAGCAAAGTCAGCCGCCCTGCAGCTGGCAAGACAAATAGCCACTGACGACCAGGATAACGAGGAGGACATAACCCCACAGAACTACTTTTCTCTGGGCGAGAGCTCGCAGCCTCTCCCTGCAGTCATCCCAAGCTTAGACCCTGAGCCAGGAGCCCCCGCAGAACCTTTTACACcagcacctgcacctgcacctgcacctgcacctgcaccagcaccagcacctgCACCTGCAGATGAGCCGGGTCAGTCAGATGCCCCTCTTGACTTTGGAGGAAACAGTGAGGGAGCTGGTCCATGGGGAGGTCAATATCCTCAGTATCAACAGCCCATGGCAGGCCCAGAAGCTCTCCCTCAG GGATACCTTAATGAGTCTTACTTCCAAGATCCTGAGGCTGGATCGGCAGAGATTGAAGAGCCGGATAACTCCGGCATGTTTGACGATGAAGCG TTCATGCGGCTGCAAGGGAAACGGAACAGGGGCAAAGAGGAGGTGAAGTTTCTGGAGATCAAAGGGGACGACCAGCTGAGTGGAAACCAGCAGTGGATGACCAAGAGCATGACAGAAGAGAAGCAGACCCGCCAGTCCTTCAGCAAG aaaaaaggagaaatgcCTACAGGACAACAGCGACGCAAGCATCAGATAACGTATCTCATTCACCAG GCAAAGGAACGCGAGTTGGAGCTGAAGAACAGCTGGGCAGATAACAAGCTAACCCGCCGGCAGACGCAGGCCAAATACGGTTTCTAA